Proteins encoded by one window of Anguilla rostrata isolate EN2019 chromosome 9, ASM1855537v3, whole genome shotgun sequence:
- the LOC135264140 gene encoding diablo IAP-binding mitochondrial protein-like, which yields MAAFRRGVFSFGLFRYTTHFLSSGNGSARQCLAGLPAAVRKNWISLCTGGVLCAVPFTQKQPEGLSHEALVRRASSLVTDSANTFLSQTTLALVDALTQYVKAAHALVTLQKRYAASVARLNPAEEEAVWQVIIRQRAEVAERREECKRFESTWMNAINLCELAAEAAYNAGADQASVTARTNLQVAQSHVEEARQRSLEAERMLTESQAEKAERISHLASTPAVEEEVPEAYLRED from the exons ATGGCTGCGTTCAGAAGGGGTGTGTTTTCTTTCGGTTTGTTTAG GTACACGACGCACTTTCTGTCAAGCGGCAACGGCTCCGCTCGGCAGTGCCTCGCGGGGCTTCCTGCGGCGGTTAGGAAGAACTGGATTTCTCTGTGCACGGGTGGAGTTCTGTGTGCTGTTCCGTTCACACAG AAACAGCCGGAGGGGCTGTCCCACGAGGCCCTGGTGCGTCGGGCGTCCTCATTGGTCACTGACAGCGCGAACACGTTCCTCTCCCAGACCACCCTCGCGCTCGTAGACGCCCTCACGCAGTACGTCAAG GCCGCACACGCGCTCGTGACGCTACAGAAGCGCTACGCGGCGTCCGTCGCCAGGCTGAACCccgcggaggaggaggccgtGTGGCAGGTCATCATTCGCCAGCGCGCCGAG gtaGCTGAGCGGCGTGAGGAATGCAAGCGTTTCGAGTCCACTTGGATGAACGCCATCAACCTATGTGAACTGGCGGCTGAGGCGGCGTACAATGcag GCGCTGACCAGGCCTCGGTCACCGCCAGGACCAACCTGCAGGTGGCGCAGTCACACGTGGAGGAGGCTCGACAGCGCTCCCTGGAGGCCGAGCGGATGCTGACGGAGAGCCAGGCGGAGAAGGCCGAGCGGATCTCCCATCTGGCCTCCACACCTGCCGTGGAGGAGGAGGTTCCGGAAGCTTACCTGCGTGAGGACTGA
- the asl gene encoding argininosuccinate lyase has product MAGSEGNKLWGGRFVGDTDPIMEKFNASIAYDRRMWNADIQGSKAYVKALERAELVSEREMEDILQGLDKVSAVWVAGAVEVKPADEDIHSANERRLKELIGSAAGKLHTGRSRNDQVVTDMRLWMLDAISTLKDDIIQLINTMVERSAAEIDVLFPGYTHMQRAQPIRWSHWILSHAVPLTRDTEKLEEIRRRVNVLPLGSGAIAGNPFGIDREFLRAELSFDAVSINSMDATGQRDFVVEFLFWGSLCLTHLSKMAEDLLLYSTKEFSFVTLSDAYSTGSSLMPQKKNGDSLELIRSKAGRVFGRCAGFLMTLKGLPSTYNKDLQEDKEAMFDCYDTMHSVLQVTTGVMSTLKINPSVMQAALSPDMLATDLAYYLVRKGVPFREAHSCSGKAVFLAESKNVSLNQLSLEDLHTASPLFADDVSAVWDYTSSVEQYSAPGGTAKSSVSAQIEHVRSWLTKHRQ; this is encoded by the exons ATGGCTGGCTCAGAG GGAAACAAATTATGGGGCGGAAGGTTTGTCGGGGATACTGACCCCATTATGGAAAAGTTTAACGCTTCGATCGCTTACGACCGAAGAATGTGGAACGCCGACATTCAAGGCAGTAAAGCTTACGTGAAGGCGCTGGAGAGAGCCGAACTCGTCAGcgaaagagagatggaggataTTTTGCAGGGACTCGACAAGGTGAGCGC GGTTTGGGTGGCAGGTGCAGTTGAGGTCAAACCCGCGGATGAGGACATTCACTCAGCCAACGAGCGCAGACTGAAG GAGCTGATTGGTTCAGCCGCGGGGAAGCTGCACACAGGAAGGAGCCGGAACGACCAG GTGGTGACAGACATGAGGCTTTGGATGCTTGATGCAATCTCAACCCTGAAGGATGACATCATACAGCTCATCAACACCATGGTGGAGCGTTCTGCTGC GGAGATCGACGTCCTGTTTCCTGGTTACACCCACATGCAGAgggcccagccaatcaggtggAGCCACTGGATCCTAAG TCACGCGGTTCCCCTGACCAGAGACACTGAGAAACTGGAGGAGATTCGGAGACGGGTGAACGTCCTGCCCCTGGGAAG TGGAGCTATTGCTGGGAACCCATTCGGAATCGACCGCGAGTTCCtccgtgcag AGCTCAGTTTCGATGCGGTCAGCATAAACAGCATGGATGCAACGGGACAGAGGGACTTTGTAG tgGAGTTCCTGTTCTGGGGTTCTCTGTGTCTCACTCACCTCAGTAAGATGGCGGAAGACCTGCTCCTGTACAGCACCAAGGAGTTCTCCTTCGTCACGCTCTCCGACGCATACAG caCCGGCAGCAGTTTGATGCCTCAGAAGAAGAACGGTGACAGTCTGGAGCTGATCCGCAGCAAAGCGGGCCGGGTGTTCGGGAGG TGCGCAGGGTTTCTGATGACACTGAAAGGACTCCCCAGCACATATAACAAAGACTTACAG GAGGATAAGGAGGCCATGTTCGACTGCTACGACACCATGCACTCCGTCCTGCAGGTGACCACTGGGGTCATGTCCACTCTCAAG ATCAACCCCAGTGTCATGCAGGCGGCTCTCAGCCCAGACATGCTGGCCACCGATCTGGCCTATTACCTTGTGCGGAAGGGG GTTCCATTTCGGGAGGCACACAGCTGCTCTGGGAAAGCCGTGTTTCTGGCCGAATCCAAGAACGTCTCCCTGAACCAGCTGAGCCTGGAGGACCTGCACACAGccag CCCGCTGTTTGCTGATGACGTGTCAGCGGTGTGGGACTACaccagcagtgtggagcagtacAGCGCCCCCGGTGGCACAGCCAAGAGCAGCGTCTCAGCGCAGATCGAGCACGTTCGCAGCTGGCTCACAAAGCACAGGCAATGA